The genomic window GCCCGTGATCTGCGGGACTGGCTTTTCGATCAGGCGGAAGATGTCCGCTCGAACGAAGATCTTGCTCAGCGCCTGGTTGCACGTTGTCGTGAAACTCTGACGATCTTGCCAGCAGTATCGACGATCGAGCGACTATGTGCGGACGCGCTGGTTGCTGCCGAACGGCGTATCGAGACGCGGATCGCAGAAAAACTCGATAATGACACACGCGAACGGCTTGATGGGCTGCTGATCGAACTGCTCGATGCCAATATCAGCCGTTTCATCTGGCTTCGCCAGTTCGAGGTCGGCAACAATTCCGCAGCGGCGAACCGGCTGCTCGACAGGTTGGAATTGCTGCGTAGCCTTGCTCTTGATCCGCAGATCCTCGTCGGTATCCCGCCGCACCGTGTCGCACGCCTGCGTCGGCAAGGCGAGCGCTATTTTACCGACGGCTTGCGGGACATCAGCTCGGATCGGCGGTGGGCGATCCTGGCCGTCTGTGCTGTGGAATGGGAGGCGGCGATCGCCGATACAGTGGTCGAGACCCATGACCGGATTGTGGGAAAGACCTGGCGCGAGGCGAAACGGCTACATGATGAGCGGATTGCCGATTCCAAGGCAACTGTCAGCGACACGCTACGCGCCTTCACCGCACTGGGAGCCTCCCTGCTCGAAGCCCGCAATGATGGTGTTCCGCTGGAAATGGCGGTCGCCAAGTCGGCGGAATGGGGCCGGCTCGAACAACTGGTCGCGACCGGTTCCCAGCTCAGCAATACGCTGGCGGACGATCCATTGGCTCATGTCGGACAAGGATATCATCGCTTCCGCCGCTATGCGCCGCGCATGTTGCGATGCCTAAAACTCCAGGCAGCAGCGGTCGCCCAGCCCTTGAGTGCGGCGGCAAAAGCCATCGGCGAAATGCAAGCGTCACCACCGGCGACCGACAACTTCTTGCGGCCGAATTCGAAATGGCACCGCCAATTGAGAGCACAAGACCAGGGCGACAACCGACTCCGGGAGGTGGCGGTCCTGTTTCACCTGCGGGATGCTTTCCGATCCGGTGACATCTGGCTCGACCATTCGCGCCGGTATGGCGATCTCAAACTGGTGTTGGTGCCGATGGTTGCGGCACAAGCTAACACAAGACTGGCCGTGCCCCTCGATCCACAAGTATGGCTGAGTGATCGAAAGGCTCGCCTGGCCGACGGCCTGAAGAGACTTGCACGAGCAGCGCGCGACGGAACCATCCCTCGTGGCAGCATCGAGGATGGAACGTTGCGGATTGACCGACTGACAGCGGCCGTTCCGGACAGCGCAGAGGAGCTGATACTCGATCTCTATCGCCGGATGCCGCCAGTTCGTATCACCGACATCTTGTTGGAGGTCGATGCTGCGCTTGGGTTCACGGAAGCCTTCACTCATCTTCGAACCGGGGTTCCATGTGGTGACCAGATCGGCCTGCTCAATGTGTTGCTTGCAGAAGGGCTGAATCTGGGACTGCGAAAGATGGCGGAGGCCACGAACACGCATGATTACTGGCAGCTCTCGCGCTTGGCTCGCTGGCACGTCGAAAGCGACGCAATGGACCAGGCGCTGGCGATCGTGGTGGCTGCGCAGGCAAATCTACCAATGTCCCGTTTCTGGGGCATGGGAACGACCGCATCGAGCGATGGCCAGTTCTTTCCTTCGGCCCGGCAGGGCGAGGCCATGAACATGGTCAACGCCAAGTATGGAAATGAACCCGGCCTCAAGGCTTACACTCACGTCAACGACCAGTTCGCGCCGTTCGCATCACAAACTATTCCTGCGACAGTCAGCGAGGCCCCATACATCCTGGATGGCCTGCTGATGAATGAGGCAGGTCGGCAGGTTGGAGAGCAATATGCGGATACGGCAGGGTTTACTGATCACCTGTTCGGGACCAGTGGCATGCTCGGATACCGCCTTGTCCTGCGCATCCGCGATCTGCCCTCGAAGCGCCTTTACGTGTTCAATCCAGCAGGGACACCTAAGGATCTGCGCAAACTGGTCGGCGGCAAGATCCGCGAGGAATTGATCATCGCGAACTGGCCCGACCTGTTTCGATGCGCCGCGACCATGGCTGCTGGCAAGATAAAGCCGAGCCAGTTGCTCCGCAAGCTTGCCTCCTATCCTCGCCAGAACGATCTGGCGGTTGCGCTGCGTGAGGTTGGCCGCGTGGAGCGGACACTCTTTATTATAGAGTGGATCCTCGACACGGACATGCAGCGGCGTGCTCAGATCGGCCTCAACAAGGGCGAGGCCCACCACGCTCTCAAGAATGCGCTGCGTATCGGTCGCCAGGGTGAAATCCGTGACCGCACCACCGAGGGCCAGCATTACCGCATCGCCGGACTGAACCTGCTCACCGCAATCATCATCTACTGGAACACCCTCCATCTCGGCCAAGCGGTCGCAGAGCGCCGGAATGAAGGACTTGACGTGCCGCCTGAACTTCTGGCGCATATCTCTCCGCTGGGTTGGGCACATATATTACTGACCGGCGAATATCTCTGGCCCAACGCCGCAACAGCTTAGAGTGTCATTTCGCCCCCAGCCGGAACCGACCCCTATCATGAGCTGGTTAGCCTTGGTCGTCAGAAATAACGATAATAACCGGATTGGGCCGCGAAAACGCGCCAGGAAAGTATGAATTATTGAAGCATCATTTCTTTGATCGACCGAACCACCGCATCTGGATTGTAGGGCTTCGGCATGAACCGTGCCCGCACGGGTAGGCTGTCAACACCGACTGCACGATGACCGGACGTTACGATGATGGTAATTGGCGGCCACCTGTCCCGAACCGAAGCTGCAAGCTTGAGGCCGTCTACTCCGCCCGGCATGTCGATGTCCGTGAACATCACTTCTATGCGCGGATTGGCAACTAGGATGTCGATTGCAATAACTGAATTCGCTGCTTCGAATACTTCGAAACCCGCATCTTCCAGCTCGATGACAATGCCCATTCGAACGAGGGCCTCGTCTTCGACAACCAAGACGGCGGTTCGTTGAGCAATCATGACTTAAATTTTCTGGTTGGCCGGATCCCGCTTAATGGAGGACAAAGCGAGACATTTTCGCGTCGAGCTAGCCAAGTGTGGCTGTTAGTGTGCATACAACGCCTCCAGACGGGTAAATGATCCGTACGTCGCCCGAGAAATCTGCAGCAAGCACACGGGAAATAAGCCGCGACCCAAAACCTTTGGTCGTTGGCTCGGACACGGCCGGTCCTCCGCTCTCCTGCCAGACGAAATTGAGATCCTGTCGTCCGTCTGATGCCTTCGCGAGATGCCAGGATATTCTGACGCGGCCGGCGTCGTTTGAAAGTGCGCCATATTTGGTGGCGTTGGTGGCGAGCTCATGCAATGTGAGCGCCATCGAGAGGCTCTGCTTCGGCGTCATCTCGAAGTGAGAGCCATCGATATCAAAACGTCCGTCAGATCCGCCATGGGGCGCAAGTGCCGCTCGCAGTGTGTCATGGATGCCCGCGCTTTCAAATGTCGTGGCCATGAGCAAGTTCTGGGCCTGCGCCAGAACGTGTAAACGCGCGTTGAATATCTCTCGTCGGTCTGCGATATCATCGCCACGCAATGTTTGCGTCGCTATTGCACTGACCATCGCCAGGAGATTTTTGATCCGGTGCTGCAGTTCGCCACTGACCAACTGCTGGCGCGCCTCATCATCCTTTCGGTCCGTGACATCCCGCACTGTGCCCACGAATTTCGTCAAGCCGTCGAACGTAACAGTTTTCGCTCTGGCATGAACCCAGCGGCTCGGCATGCCGGGGCGTTCAAGCATTCGATACTGGACGTCGAGGATACCACTGCCACTTGGATCGAGGGCCTGCGCCGCTGACTCGGCAAGAGCCAGCCGGTCATAGGGATGAACGCGGGATGTGAAATTGTCGAAAGTCGCCTCTTCATCAGCCAAACGATGGAGCAACGTCCTTGCCCGTTCGTCCTCCTTGATATCAACGAAATGTCCATCGACCACCGTGCATTCCCAAACGCCCATTCCTACTGCGTCAAGCGCAAGCTCGAGCTGAAGATCCTTTCGGCGGAGCGCAAGTTCGACGTTTTTCAAGTCCGTGACGTCGCTTCCCTCCACAAATATCCCGGTAACGACGCCCTCCGCGCTGAAGATAGGCTGGTAGACAAAGTTGAGGAATGCCTCTTCATAGGGGGCGTCTTGCGAACGCTGGATCGCAAAGCTGACACTGCGACCAATGAACGGCTCTCCCGTCACATAAACCTCGTCCAACAGTTCAAAGAAGCCTTGTTCTTCAACGTCCGGGAATGCCCGGCGAACCGGCACGCCAATCAGGTCGCGATGCCCTACAAGCTGAAGATAGGCCTTATTGGTAATCTTGAAGACATGATCGGGCCCTTCCAGAACACACATGAAGCTCGGCGCATCGAGCAGCATCCGCCTTAACGTGTCGGCCTCGGCTTTGGCTGCTTCCTGTTCGGCCGCAATCAGTTCTGCAACCTTCGCCTCTGCGGCATGACCCTCGCTGATATCACGAGAAATCGAGAGGAGTTGGGTCGGCCTGCCGCCACTATCGACAAGCGGCAGGACTTGGACATCCCAGAATCGATCGTTACCACGCGCCGTCTTGGCAGAGCCTGTGAAGCGGGCCGGACGCCCTGAGGCAGCGATTGCGACGGCATTACGGGCGGCGACATTACTCTCGTCCGCCCAGAAATCAGGCCACGGGCAGCCTTTCAAGGAATCGAAGTCATCCACCTCCATGACGTGCTTGCCACCTTCGGACATAAAAAGAAGATGGCCTTCAAGATCGAGGACCTTGATGCAATCATCTGAGGCGGAAAGCACTGCTTCCAACAGCGCCACCGGGTTCACACGCTCGGTGGCGAGGGCGTCAGCCAGTGCTTTAACAGGCCCGTCATTGTTGATGGAACTGGACATAGAGACGAGCACGGCCTTCGAGGAGAAACTCACGCAATCTCGGTAGCAGATGCAGTTGCACAAAGACAGGCCTCTGGGTTGGTTGGGTTGCTTGACGGCTTAACTGAGGACCCTACTGACTATCCGCATCTAGACCCGCTGATCGGCACATCAAATCTTCAGCGCATTGACAACAACCTTCAACGCTGGCGAGTTCTGCCGTCTGCTTGGATAGAACAGGTAAGCATGGACGGCTGTTGGCATCGAACGCCTTGAAAGGACTCGAACCTACGACCAGTTGTATATTGGCATCAAGGTGTTGAATTCACGACATCATGTCACGCATTATAGGTAGGCTCCACCTTGGCTGGGGTGCAATATGTGCGTGCCGCTGCATATTCTTGCTCGGTCCCGCCGACTTAGCGGATGGGAGTTCACCTTAGTTCCTGTAGCTGCTGCCGCCAATCATTTGCCAAGATCCAGCCGCCGGCTGCATCTCGAAGAAACCAATCATTCCAACCATTACGGTTTGTCTGTGAGATCGTTTTCGACGCTGCTGAAAAGGAGAAGAAAAGTGTATCAAAGCCTTGAACGACAAGATGAGCGCCTTGAATTTGCCCATCGTACTGCTTGCCGGCATAAGTAAATTTGCAAACAGTGCCTTCCGCAGGAAGAGTGCTGGCATCCTCTTTAGCTACTAGCTGGGCGGTCTCCGTTTTCGCGGGGCTAGCCCATATCTTTAACAGGCTGCGGAAATAGCGACAATTTCCCGCCGATCCTCGGTAGATGTCTCGAGACGAGCCGTTATGAGGCTTCTTCAGCGGCCTTGTCGGCCCATTTTGTCGTAATCCGCCTGGTTCGGCGAATTCCGGGCGCGATTATGCCGTCGTCAGCAGCTTCGGCAGCCTCACCAGATTATAAGCGGTGGCTGTTAGGGTGAACATCCAGCCAACGCGATCCTTTCCACGATGGCGGGTCTTGCGCATTCCGCCGCTGGTCTTGGCCCAGCCGAACACTTCTTCGATACGCTTGCGGATACGCTGACTGACACCGTAGCCGGGATGATGGGTGGTCCGACCATCAATTGCCGAGCGTCGGTTCGTCGTGTTCTGGGCGACGTGTGGCGTCACCTTTGCGTCCCGCAAGGCTTCGACGAAGTCGGCCGTATCGTAGGCTTTGTCTGCAGCCAATGTGATGCGGTGACGACCATCCATGCGGCCCACCATATCCAGAGCTGCCTCGCGCTCTGCTGTTCCACTCGCATGGGTCAGCGTGGCGTCGACAACCAGGCCGTTGCGGTTTTCCATTGTGACGTGACCCATGTGGTAAAGCTTGGCCGCCTGGCCACGGGCCTTCTTGTAAAGCCTGGCATCCTGGTCGGTGGTCGACGCATGGGTTGCGTTGCTGCGCTTCTCGCCGTGGAAATCGCGCTCAGAGTTGCGGCCTGCGGCCTTTGGCGGCTGTTTCCCTTCAGCGCCAGAGCCGCTGTCGTCAGTGTCGCTACCATCTGCGCCGTCCTTGGGTTTGAAGCTCTTCATGCTGGCCCACGCTTCAATCAAGGTGCCGTCCACCGAGAAGTGGTCGTCTGACAGCAATGCCTTAACCCGCGGCTGGCTCAGCAACGCGGCCAGAAACTTGGCGGCGATGTCGCCAGCCAAGAGCCGCTCACGGTTTTTGGTGAACACGGTGACGTCCCAGATCGGCGCGTCCATCGACAAGCCGACGAACCAGCGGAACAGCAGATTGTAGTCCATCTGCTCCATAAGCTGACGCTCCGAGCGGATCGTGTAGAAGGCCTGCAACAACAAAGCGCGCAGCAACTTCTCCGGCGGGATCGACGGCCGGCCGATCGCTGAATACATCCCCTCGAAATCCGGGGACAGAACTTCCAGCGCCTCGTCTACGAGGGCACGGATCGGCCGCAGCGGATGGTTTGCCGGAACGCGGGCTTCGCAGCTTACATAAGAAAACAGACCCGCCGTCTGGTCATCACTGCCGCGCATGTCCTGCTCCCGCCAATCAATCACCCAGGCATGGAATCACGGCAGTCCGCTCACAGCAAGGGCCTTTTTCCGCATCCTGTTAAAGCTGTGTTGAACAGTGCGTTGCCACGGATTGCGACCGTTTTTTCGTTCCAATCTTCATAGCTATGCAGTTCGCGATTCAGAGCGAGGCTGGAATGGGAGCGAACCGCAGGCATTTTTACTGAATAGGGTCCGTTCGATACCGACGAATTCAACGATTGTGTAAGAAGTGTAAAATTCCCCAGCCTGTCAATGATCGCATCTCGCTCAGCACGCTTGGTCACAAAATCGATATCAAGATCTTTCACTGCGTCGTCCAATTGTTCGAATCCTGGAATTGGCCAATTGTCCTGCCAGCGCTGTGGCATTATGTGCTCGATCGTTAGCGATGATTTTATGGTGATGTCTTCATTTAAAGCAGATCGCTTTGCTAGCTCTATTGCCTCGAAGATATAGCGTAGCCGAGCTTGTCTCGGTCCCTTATATTGGCCTCGGCCAAGCCAGCTTCTTTGCCACTCCGTGTCGGTTGGCCATCGATCGTTATCCGACACTCTGCTTGAAAGATATTCTGCCAAGGCAGCGACTTTGTCGCCATCAGTCGATCGCAGACGATCAATTATTCCGATGAAGAATCGGTTGTAGGCCTTAGTGGGCAAGCCACAAATGTCACGTCGAAGAATGAAGCTCTCGAGTACGTGAAGAGCTGGGATGAGATCGTGGTCGATCGTCGGTTCGGTCGCCATATAGATCACTAGAGGCATCGCCGTTGAAACATCAAAGGCATCTGCAAATCGGCCGAAATTACCTATCGGATCGCCAAGAGACTGATCGAAAAGCCGCTTCTCGACTGCCGCAGTGGCAGAAATCGATTCAAGTTCCTTGGTGACAGTCGCAAACGGCCGCTCGTTCAGTATCCAGCGCCGATAGCTCTCAAAGAGGTTCTCAACCGATACGAGGTCGCCGATTTGCATAGAAAGATGATCGGTAAGCATCCAATCCAGTCGTTGTCGTGATTGTCTGCCGCGCGATGCTATCTGATTCCAGAAGGAACTATCCAAAGGAAGCCAGTGTTTCTCGTAAAGCTTGTCGACGACCAACGAATGATCGGCCTGGCCAAGGCCTTTCGCTCTTTGGAAGATGAAATTGCGCATCAGATCGCCGGGCGCCAGATCAACGCCCCGACTATTCAACGTCTCGAATATCGTCTGGGGATCGTCCCCGCCTTCGAGTTCAATCGAGACAATTGCCAAGCCCTCCTTCAGGGCTTCGAACAAAAGCTCTAGTTTGTGTTCATCGAACTCTTCGCCGTCGGTTACGTGAGCTTCAATTTTTTCTTTGAAATATTCCTGCGCTGCTACTGATCGGCGGACGAAGCCGTCTTCATCAATGGGTGAGGGACCAAAAGCGCCGAGATCTGCATTAGGGTCCACGATGCCGATGAATGATCGACGGTCGGTCAGCGACGGCCATAGCTTGAAGCGCTCGACATCTGGGTTTTCCATCACGCCATCATTTAGAAGGTACTTCTGCAATTCAGCTTCGTAACGCGAACCGTGTGCTCTTGCGACGTCACGTAAAGCAGACAGCAGAAGTTGGAACGTCGTGAGCCGCTGTTGTCCGTCAATTATTTCGAAAGCCTGGACTTGCTTCCCAAATGTTTTAACCTGGGCAATAACAATTGCGCCCATGAAATGAGGCGCTAGTGATGCGCGATCTACCAGAAGGCGATTGGCGGCGCGCTCGATATCTTCCCAAAGCAACTCAAGCTGCGGTTGAGCCTTCCATGCGTACTGCCGCTGGTAGAAGGGGATGAGAAATCTTTTTTTGCCGTCAAAAAGCTCTACGATAGATCGAGTGTAAGGCTTCATCATTCCCCCGAGGCGCGTGCTAGTTCTTGGTAATTGATTTATAGCTCGGCCATAGCGCAAGTCCAGATTGTGCATCCGCGAAATGATGCAACGTCGTCCTAACTCAGTTGCACAATGCGGGGCGAGCCCATCTCCGATATGCTACCAATCGGCTATGTGCATTCGAAGATGCTGCCCTAGAATCTTCTAATTTAGAAATTGCAATACCTGCGGCCGGCGCGGTGCATTACCGCTCTTGCGATGGGTATTATCTAGACCGGCGCTGCCAGGGCAAGCCGAATGGCCCATCCGTTCTGGAGATCATGCGGGCAAGCCAAGACAACTCACCAGCCACAGGTCGGACCCGTTCTGGGTCTGCGCGAGATTGAGGGATGGAGCAAGTAGGAGCGAGACGGTAGCGATTCGAAGGGTGGCGGAGCAGGTACACCCTGCGCCAAACGGTGCTCTCAATCGAGATGCGGGCCGGTGACGAATACACTTTCACCGCGAACTGGGCTGGCGCTCGGCACGTCAAGGCAATACCCTGGCACCGGGGAATTGCAGCGGTCTTCAAATTTGAAGACGGTGAGTAGGGGGAAAACGTGTTTCTAAAAAAAATTACCGAGATCAAAAATGTAGGGCGATTCAAATCGGCGCGGATCGGGGGCGGCAGTTACGAGGAGTTCACACTGATTTACGGCGGCAATGGTCGCGGCAAGACGACGCTGTGCGCGGTCCTGCGGTCGCTTCAGCTCAACGATCCGAGGCTGGTCACGCGCCGCAAGACATTTAAGGCAACCTCCAATCCCGAGATTGGGTTGCTGCTCGACTCAGGACTCGTGCGATTTTCGAATGGCGCCTGGACCGCTCCCCGGCCGGACATCCACATTTTCGATCAGCAGTTCGTTACTGAAAATGTGCATGGAGGAGACCAGATCGACGTCGAGCATCGCCGCAATTTCTATCGGATCGTCGTAGGTCCGACAGGAGTCGCGCTTGCCGAAGAGGTCGACAGGCTTGATGCTGACGCCACCGCAAAGCAAGGTGAAATCGCGAACGAGAAAAAGGTGCTTGAGCAGCATGTGCCGAAAGGCATGAAGCTTGAGGCATTCCTGAAGCTCGTCGCAGATGCGGCAGTGGCTGCAAAAATCGAGGACGCCAAGCGGACGCTAAAAGCCATCAACGACTCAGACGCCATTAAATCCCGCAAGCTCTTAAGCGTGTCCGCTTTGCCGGCATTGCCGGAAGGTTTTGCGGCTCTCCTCCTGAAGGGAGTCGACGGGATCGCAGCCGATGCCGCCGGGCGCGTAAAAAGCCACATCGCGGCACATGGCTTTCACGAAGGCGGTGAGAGCTGGCTCGCCGAAGGCCTGAAACATGCCGTCGGCGACAACTGCCCGTTCTGCGCCACGGCACTGTCGAACAATGAGCTGGTAGCCGCCTATCGCGGCTATTTCAGCGAAGCGTATGCGGACCACAAGAAGGCCATCGCCGGCATGGACAAGGCGCTGAGCAGCGGCCTCTCAGACGCAGCCGCGCTTAAATGCGAGCAGGCTTTCAAAGACGTAGAGACCGACGCCGCGTTCTGGAAAGGCTATTGCGACCACGAGTACCACGCGCCGGAAGCAGGGACACGGATCGTAGCAGAGGTAAAGACGCTCCTGCGGACAGCGAAAGCCCTGTTGGAGCAGAAGATGGATTCTCCGCTGGAGCCTGTCGCCACGTCGGCCGACTTCATCGAGGCAAGCGCCAAATGGTCTTCGACCGTTGCGGAACTTGACGCCACGTCGGCAGGATTCGCAGCTGCGAACCAGCTCATCCAGGCGGTGAAAGACGGAAGCGCCGCCGCGAACAAAGCGGCCGTCGAAGCGACCCTCGCGGGACTGGAAGCCGTCCAGAAGCGGCATGCCGAGCCCGTGCTGACGCTCGCAACGGGCTACCAGAAACTACTGGATGAAAAAAAAGCCCTCGTCGACAACAAGGATGCAAAGAAGAAGGCACTCGACGCCTACGATGAAGAAATCCTTGGGGCGTATGAAGCCGACATCAACAAGATCCTGGCTACGTTCGGGGCTGGCTTCAGACTGGCTCAGTGTGGCAAGAATTATGTCGGGAAAGTACCGCAGTCGACCTATTGCCTGCGGTTCGACACCAACGACGTCGACGTGACGAGGAACGGCGCGAATGATCCCGGGTTCGACACGACAATGAGCGCCGGCGACAAGAACACATTTGCGCTGGCATTCTTCCTGGCGCAGCTGAAGCGCGACCCGGATCTTTCCCGCAAGCTGGTCGTGTTCGACGATCCTTTCACAAGCCT from Rhizobium tumorigenes includes these protein-coding regions:
- a CDS encoding Tn3 family transposase, with the protein product MPRRHILTERQRSALLDLPIDELSLLRHYTLGDDDLGHIQERRRPENRLGFALQLCALRYPGRALAPGEVFPHEVLSFIGTQLGVPADALLTYAARRQTRQEHMEALREIYGYKTFSGRGARDLRDWLFDQAEDVRSNEDLAQRLVARCRETLTILPAVSTIERLCADALVAAERRIETRIAEKLDNDTRERLDGLLIELLDANISRFIWLRQFEVGNNSAAANRLLDRLELLRSLALDPQILVGIPPHRVARLRRQGERYFTDGLRDISSDRRWAILAVCAVEWEAAIADTVVETHDRIVGKTWREAKRLHDERIADSKATVSDTLRAFTALGASLLEARNDGVPLEMAVAKSAEWGRLEQLVATGSQLSNTLADDPLAHVGQGYHRFRRYAPRMLRCLKLQAAAVAQPLSAAAKAIGEMQASPPATDNFLRPNSKWHRQLRAQDQGDNRLREVAVLFHLRDAFRSGDIWLDHSRRYGDLKLVLVPMVAAQANTRLAVPLDPQVWLSDRKARLADGLKRLARAARDGTIPRGSIEDGTLRIDRLTAAVPDSAEELILDLYRRMPPVRITDILLEVDAALGFTEAFTHLRTGVPCGDQIGLLNVLLAEGLNLGLRKMAEATNTHDYWQLSRLARWHVESDAMDQALAIVVAAQANLPMSRFWGMGTTASSDGQFFPSARQGEAMNMVNAKYGNEPGLKAYTHVNDQFAPFASQTIPATVSEAPYILDGLLMNEAGRQVGEQYADTAGFTDHLFGTSGMLGYRLVLRIRDLPSKRLYVFNPAGTPKDLRKLVGGKIREELIIANWPDLFRCAATMAAGKIKPSQLLRKLASYPRQNDLAVALREVGRVERTLFIIEWILDTDMQRRAQIGLNKGEAHHALKNALRIGRQGEIRDRTTEGQHYRIAGLNLLTAIIIYWNTLHLGQAVAERRNEGLDVPPELLAHISPLGWAHILLTGEYLWPNAATA
- a CDS encoding response regulator, with product MGIVIELEDAGFEVFEAANSVIAIDILVANPRIEVMFTDIDMPGGVDGLKLAASVRDRWPPITIIVTSGHRAVGVDSLPVRARFMPKPYNPDAVVRSIKEMMLQ
- a CDS encoding PAS domain-containing sensor histidine kinase, coding for MSFSSKAVLVSMSSSINNDGPVKALADALATERVNPVALLEAVLSASDDCIKVLDLEGHLLFMSEGGKHVMEVDDFDSLKGCPWPDFWADESNVAARNAVAIAASGRPARFTGSAKTARGNDRFWDVQVLPLVDSGGRPTQLLSISRDISEGHAAEAKVAELIAAEQEAAKAEADTLRRMLLDAPSFMCVLEGPDHVFKITNKAYLQLVGHRDLIGVPVRRAFPDVEEQGFFELLDEVYVTGEPFIGRSVSFAIQRSQDAPYEEAFLNFVYQPIFSAEGVVTGIFVEGSDVTDLKNVELALRRKDLQLELALDAVGMGVWECTVVDGHFVDIKEDERARTLLHRLADEEATFDNFTSRVHPYDRLALAESAAQALDPSGSGILDVQYRMLERPGMPSRWVHARAKTVTFDGLTKFVGTVRDVTDRKDDEARQQLVSGELQHRIKNLLAMVSAIATQTLRGDDIADRREIFNARLHVLAQAQNLLMATTFESAGIHDTLRAALAPHGGSDGRFDIDGSHFEMTPKQSLSMALTLHELATNATKYGALSNDAGRVRISWHLAKASDGRQDLNFVWQESGGPAVSEPTTKGFGSRLISRVLAADFSGDVRIIYPSGGVVCTLTATLG
- a CDS encoding IS5 family transposase, encoding MRGSDDQTAGLFSYVSCEARVPANHPLRPIRALVDEALEVLSPDFEGMYSAIGRPSIPPEKLLRALLLQAFYTIRSERQLMEQMDYNLLFRWFVGLSMDAPIWDVTVFTKNRERLLAGDIAAKFLAALLSQPRVKALLSDDHFSVDGTLIEAWASMKSFKPKDGADGSDTDDSGSGAEGKQPPKAAGRNSERDFHGEKRSNATHASTTDQDARLYKKARGQAAKLYHMGHVTMENRNGLVVDATLTHASGTAEREAALDMVGRMDGRHRITLAADKAYDTADFVEALRDAKVTPHVAQNTTNRRSAIDGRTTHHPGYGVSQRIRKRIEEVFGWAKTSGGMRKTRHRGKDRVGWMFTLTATAYNLVRLPKLLTTA
- a CDS encoding DUF262 domain-containing protein, whose product is MKPYTRSIVELFDGKKRFLIPFYQRQYAWKAQPQLELLWEDIERAANRLLVDRASLAPHFMGAIVIAQVKTFGKQVQAFEIIDGQQRLTTFQLLLSALRDVARAHGSRYEAELQKYLLNDGVMENPDVERFKLWPSLTDRRSFIGIVDPNADLGAFGPSPIDEDGFVRRSVAAQEYFKEKIEAHVTDGEEFDEHKLELLFEALKEGLAIVSIELEGGDDPQTIFETLNSRGVDLAPGDLMRNFIFQRAKGLGQADHSLVVDKLYEKHWLPLDSSFWNQIASRGRQSRQRLDWMLTDHLSMQIGDLVSVENLFESYRRWILNERPFATVTKELESISATAAVEKRLFDQSLGDPIGNFGRFADAFDVSTAMPLVIYMATEPTIDHDLIPALHVLESFILRRDICGLPTKAYNRFFIGIIDRLRSTDGDKVAALAEYLSSRVSDNDRWPTDTEWQRSWLGRGQYKGPRQARLRYIFEAIELAKRSALNEDITIKSSLTIEHIMPQRWQDNWPIPGFEQLDDAVKDLDIDFVTKRAERDAIIDRLGNFTLLTQSLNSSVSNGPYSVKMPAVRSHSSLALNRELHSYEDWNEKTVAIRGNALFNTALTGCGKRPLL
- a CDS encoding AAA family ATPase — translated: MFLKKITEIKNVGRFKSARIGGGSYEEFTLIYGGNGRGKTTLCAVLRSLQLNDPRLVTRRKTFKATSNPEIGLLLDSGLVRFSNGAWTAPRPDIHIFDQQFVTENVHGGDQIDVEHRRNFYRIVVGPTGVALAEEVDRLDADATAKQGEIANEKKVLEQHVPKGMKLEAFLKLVADAAVAAKIEDAKRTLKAINDSDAIKSRKLLSVSALPALPEGFAALLLKGVDGIAADAAGRVKSHIAAHGFHEGGESWLAEGLKHAVGDNCPFCATALSNNELVAAYRGYFSEAYADHKKAIAGMDKALSSGLSDAAALKCEQAFKDVETDAAFWKGYCDHEYHAPEAGTRIVAEVKTLLRTAKALLEQKMDSPLEPVATSADFIEASAKWSSTVAELDATSAGFAAANQLIQAVKDGSAAANKAAVEATLAGLEAVQKRHAEPVLTLATGYQKLLDEKKALVDNKDAKKKALDAYDEEILGAYEADINKILATFGAGFRLAQCGKNYVGKVPQSTYCLRFDTNDVDVTRNGANDPGFDTTMSAGDKNTFALAFFLAQLKRDPDLSRKLVVFDDPFTSLDDFRRAMTAKEIVRTGGEAAQTIVLSHDKFFLEGVRGLIHGVPCATMQISGTFSGSSIEPWDIAWEVKEGYLQDHMLLQEFAEGRNDNAREMRTAMRPLLEKYIRYRFPNQIMDGKWLGDMLAIIRGDANHPLTSQYNDLDDINQYTAPFHHDPNVAFVDDEVRTYAQRTIAIVGGC